ACACAACAATGCAGTTTCAATCTTGTGTTTACTACACAAGATTGATTGATTAATACACGTCAATTCTGTGACATACTCAAGAAGACACAGGCCTTTAATTTTGACTAATCAGATCTCATGCACATCCAGTAAAGTTGATGTGATCACTGTTTTTCTGGGTCATGATTTGCACTCAAATCTGTATTTGAGTGTATCTCAGTCCACCAGATACTctcaacatgtttaaatgtcttactaagcacattttaaatgcttttatGTGATGTAAAAATGCAGCTAAATGGCATTTATTTTCTGACCTGCCACAGAAGTGTAGAATGGGGTAGGAGGTGACcacacagatgatgatgaaagcTCTCGCAATGGCCACTGCGACATCATCAGGAGGGTACGACATCAAAACATCCTGACTGACACTGGAGCCAAATGTCAGGAAGCCACAGACACCTGATCAGATACATAAGGGTGTGTCTTTACACTGACATTTTAACCTTCTGAAACTGATTAGGATCATGTGAGACAATTTAGTTTGATTGGATATTATAAATATCCTAGAGCGTTTCACAAGTCAACAGAGGTGCTAATCAGTGACACCACAcgagcacacacactgacaatacCTGTCCCTGTGTACACAAATAGGCAGATTATCATGCTGAGGGTGACGACAATTCCCCATGGTTTGATCTCTTTCCTTGTCATACTGTTGAACACTGGCACACAGCTGACATGGCACTGCAAAGGACCATCAAGAAGAAGACCAATATAATTCATCAAATTATGAAAGGCATCTCAATGTAATGGCTCAAATGATACTCAAATGATGATATACCTGGAAACCAAAACATATGGTGGGCATTGCATTGAAAACTGCAGTCCAGGAAGCagaactgtaacacacacacacagatagcaaTTCAAGCAAGGCAAGTGAAGAAGATGCCGTTTGAATAAGCTGGTGAACATGGTCAAAACAACAAGTAATCAGGACTCACCTGGTGGGAACATAGCCTGGAGTCATGTCTTTATCTGGCCAGATGTACTTTATAATGATCACAATGGTAACATACCAGGTACCCATCACACTCAGTGCGCTACAGTGACAGTAACAAGAAGTGAACATTGTGCaagcaagtaaaaaaaatcctgaaaaCGAGCTGTTAGCAGACTGTGCTGTACCTGGCATACTTCTGAAATCCAATCTCTTTAGGAATGGATAGAGGAAGAATAATCAGAACCGCGGTGATGGTGATGGTAAATTTGCGGTCAGTGTACCAGTGACTGACTATATCATCCGCTTCATGAGCTGTGGCAGCAATCACTGTAACAAAAAGCAAGaaagcacagagagggaggCGGTGAGATGGACTGCATGCAGAGTGTGACACATGGTAGAGAGTTAGCAACACAGATCATTCTGTTAAAGTCACAATCACTCTATCCACTTTAAAAGGCAGAACATCCCCAACAGGACAGAGCAGGATTTACTGTGTCAGCACCTCAGCGCAAGATGTTACAGCAGGTCACATGAGTGACACATTTTCTGAGCATAAAAAAAGCTGAGTGGTGTCATCCTCAATGCTCTTTGCCCTTATCAATGAAGGCACTGGCTTTTTGTAAAACAAAGCTGCAACACTAAACATATTCCTTTGCTCAAACATACCACAGCTAAATGTAGGACAAAAAGTAAAGTCCAcataaaattaaatgtaaaataagaGCAAAGATCTTCTGACAGACACAAATACACTTACATCGCTCCAGCTGGTCTCCAATTACAATAAAGAAAGCAATGCAAGTGCCAAAGGTGTAGATGGCAATTGCTACTTCACACAAGATGCCTGTGACTTTCCCACAAGTGGCTCGTACAACCTCCTGATAGGTGCCTTCATTACTGACCTGCAGAGACCAGACAGACAATTAAACACATGCGCTGACAAAAGACAATATAAACATTCTGTTCATTTTatacagctgcagcagaaatgagtagggatgatgtgtgatgtgttgaGATAGATATCTGATACCTAAGCCtttcattgtaggtacattttagGAAGACACAACTGTGAATATTCTACTTGTAAAAATAGGTTGATCAGAACTACAACATAAAGAAGTTACTGCATAAaactacacacaacacaaagtaaaaacattacataaaCAATCAACTGGTCAGAGTTatactgctgcagaaatgagTGAAGAAGTGAGAACCAAGACGCTCAGGAAGTGAAActgaagcaacacaaacctgGGAGCAGTAGCCCAGGATCACCAGCCCACTGATTATGAAGATCAGCATAAACTgtaacacaaagaaacagaagCAGCACATTATGGTGAGTCTTGTGATTGCCTGAAATATAAGAACTGCAAAAATAATTGAAGTGGCTTTtaagaagcagcagctagaaGCTGGCTACCCTCAGATTGATTAGTGTCATCTTGGTGTGCAGGGTCAGCTAGTACAATGGCTAAGCAAGAAGAGAAGAGTGGGGGAAATTATCTTTATTTATGGCCAATCATAtcagaggatgtgtgtgttacatgagACAGAGTGACCTGTAAAAGGTGTTTCTGTGTTATATTGTGTTACTGATGTTTCCTCACCATCTGAAGCATCACTCCAGCAGTAACTCCTCCTGCCATATTGAAGGCTGCAGGGAAATTGAGCAGGCCGGCCCCTAGAGCTGCATTCACTACAATAAAGACAGCCCCCAGAGATGACACGCCACCCGTCCTCCCCCTGTCTCCATCAAGATGCCGGACAGAATCCACACTGGGGCTCTGCAAGAGCCATGCCCTCTCTCCAGAGTCATTGCTGCCAACAGCACCCCAGTCTTCAACATCGGTGTTAATCGCCATGAGTCAGATGAGGAAGTCTGAGTCTGAACTCAGCTGCACTTGAAGTCTTGTGTTTTAATCTCCACAGCAATCAGGAGACAGCTGTTGTTTCTCACAGTTATCAGTGATGATGGGATGTCGCTTCCATTCTGTGAATGATCTGTAAAGAAGCATTACCTGGATTTACAGTTATTTGTactggaaaaaaatatataaaataatatttagtgAGTATATTATAAGTAGAAACTGTGAACTCATTCTGTAACCCATTCCTGTGATTTAATTACAGTGAATCAGACTTATTCATGTCATTTCCTACATGCCTCACATGACAACCTGCACTACTGGCCTCAGCAAGTCTTAGGTCAGGAGTTTCGGATCATTGGCAGAAGCTGTGATGAGCCACTTCCTGATATGTTCCCAAAAGAGAGTTGTGTCTGGCCGGATGCACCACAAGTGACTGAATTCAATCACATGTACTTTAATAACCATAAATCTTAATGCAACACAGCTTTGGCCGACACTGAAACTTCACCGGTGAATCTCTCCATAAGTCACAAATGAGCTTAAacaacatttacacaaacagtaaaaaacaagTAACTCGGCGAAAGTAAAGAAGCGAGGTGATGATGCCCAAAGACGACTATTTAATTTACAGCAACCTACACACCATCTGCTGTGTCCGCGCAATACAGGTACCCCACCTTATTAATGTGCTTAGATTAGTGCTTTTCTTTTCGTTAAGGCAACAATAACATTTGTCAGCGCAACCATGcctattgttgttttgttctacAATAGCTAGCTAGCAAACGACTCACCAAACAGAAGACAGCAATCAAGCCTAAGCTCATTCACCAAACAGGACACACATTAAAATATCTCTATAACACTCTACCTTATTTACATGTACTTGAATGTCGCTGTCTAGTTatgtaaaagaataaaaatgctGATAACACTACCTTCTGCCTCCACCGCAGAGAATGACTGAGCCATCCGTGTTTTGGCAGCCGATGAGCATGTGACAGACGTCACGTGACAAGGAATCTGAGTCTTGTGTTGAATTATGGGTATTGTAGTTCTCTATTTCTTCTCAGCGAGAGAGATGGTatttttaaagggttaaataaataaaacatcacttCTTTATTGGGTCACATTTTTTATACCGTTATTTAATATTCGATAAATACCTGTCCCATGTGTACTATGATaattataaaaataacaatCATACAATTATTTAATAAGTTGATCATAAAATAAATGCAGACTGATGGCAcaaggagagaaaacaaaacacaaaataacaaatcAGTACTCTATGATGCTTTATTGTTTGTTCAATACGGTACATTACCGATGACCCATGTTTTATGACAGAATGTGAAACAAGGAGGCAAAGTACCAGAAGTTTCAGAAGTCTTGAGCAGGCAAGCCGCTCATTTTAAAATTGCCGTCCGTGTCAATGATGAACCGATTCATACACCCAAACATGGTATCTGAGAGAATGAAGAGAGAATATTTCCTAATGAACTGTTGTGTTCACCCACCCAGGCAGCCCGTTCGTCTTTATTCCCACAACAACCTGAAACTATGACAATGAATGTATCGCTTCTTTGAACTGCAGATAAACGCTTGTGATGTGCTCTTCTTGTACAGGCGTTGAAAAGGACCAACTGAGAGACTGCTGCACTGTGACCACCTAAAGCCAAATTAAGATCGACACATCCGTCTGGAAAAGTACTGAATACAGTGGATGGGTAAGTAAATTCCAGAGATAACTAAATTACTGGATGATTGATTAGTTCACATAAACAAGTGAACTGATAACCTGATTGTTGATACAGTAAAACCCAATGACAGAAATCATGTTCCAGTCACATCTTGAAACTCAAGCAGTGCCTTACATCTTATAAAGTGCTACAACTGAaccattaaaattaaaaactcACATTTATTATAGGCTTTCACAAAGCAACAGAGAGCTCATCTTTCACGTAAAACTAGCTAGTTTGACAATACCTGATGCTGGTTCCTTTAAGTTTAAAGCAAGTGGgcccacagcagacacagagcgCACATTTATGAGGACACTAGTGCTCAGCCAACACTTCTTCCACACAATAAATAAGCAAACGAGCTCAATCATTAGAGGAAAAAGaaacctgtgtttttcatttagGTTGGGGACCTTGTTCACTGAaatgtaaaacaggaaacaaaataaTGTAACCAGAAAATGAACTGTTTTGAGTTGAAATTATGACAATTGaatcaaaatcaaaataaaactattaTTTGTCTAAAGGTGGAATGGAGGAGACAAGAGAAAGTGACACATTAAGCTCCTCTTCAACGCTGCTGCTTTGATTTTATCGCTCTCCCACCGCTTTACTTGGTGACTGCATGGATCGCCTCAGCCAGATAGCCCACGTTCCCAGAGGTCACACCAGCCATGGAGATTCTGCCATCCTTGGTCATGTACACTGAAAACTCCTTTGTCAGGCGTTCAACCTGCAGAACGAAATTCAACAGGTGGATATGACACATGTGTCAATTCTCATTCACCTCACAGCCACACTGCATTCATAAATCAACTCTTTTATTGCCAACAAGGAGATTTTATGTTAATTTGTTTGATTAACATTATTGTGTTTTACCTGTTCAGGCTTGAGACCTGTAAAGCAGAACATCCCAATCTGGTCGATGACATGCTGCCAGTTGTGACTGGAACCATGCTTTTTCAGACCAGCCACCAGCAGTTCTCTCATCTTAATAATGCGGTTAGCCATGCCGTGGACTTCCTCCAGCCTGTGGCAACATTAAGACAAATACGTTGTGTGCATAACAATAATGACGACAAGCAGTATTTTTACAAAAATCTGGTTCAGGTTTCTGTTTATAAAAGCATCTGAAAGGCTGGTACCAAAGTGCGCGCAGCTCTGGTGTGTTCAGAATGGTATTTGCAATTCTGGCACCATTCATTGGTGGGTTGGAGTAAATGGGTCTGATGAGGATCTTGAGTTGAGACTCCACTCTCTTGGCCTCTTCTGCGTCATTGCACACTACAGTGAATCCTCCCACACGTTCACCTGTCAACAACAACATTCAGATGATAATTTACAGTGGGTCTGACTAAACTGTGAAATAAAGGAAAactattcatttattttataagATCTGAACTCATGTCTTCAGGATACTGAAGGATAGGATACTAGATAttaatgtgtttatatttaccAGAAAGATAACTGCTGTAGAACATATTCTTTCACATACCCATTACCAATAATTATTACAATCAACTCCAGTGCTATGAAAGTCTGAGTGCATCTCTAAATAGACCACCTTGCACTATTAATGTTTTGTCACTAGGGGGTGGTAAAAACACGAGCTTAAATCTGAATTTTGTTTGGGGGACAATATCGTTTATCAGCTTTGTCTGTGCTGAATACTAACTAACCATAGAGTCCCATGTTTTTAGCGAAGGACTGGGACAGCAGGATGGTGTGACCCTGCTCAATGAAGTAGCGCACAGCCCAGGCATCACGGTCAATGTCTCCGCTGGCAAAGCCCTGATAGGCCATGTCGAAGAACACGAGCAGATTCCTTTTCTGTGAGGCGAGAAAGAACAACACAGAGACGCAGACAacagttaataataattaagctGATTAAGTGTTAAGCCTATCAATTGTGGATTTTGAACCGTTAAAGACTTTGTAAGATAAGAACACATTTGGTCAAAATGTTACTGAAAAGATTCTCACTGATAACAATACTCACTTACCTTCGCAATGTCGGCAATCTCCTTCCACTGCTCAGGCCTGGGGTCCACACCGGTGGGGTTGTGGGCACATGCATGCAACAGGATCACACTCTGCTCTGGGATTTTCTGTAACAAAGAAGGATTTCAGTTTATCAACCTATGATACCAGATCAACTGTGCTGCTCCCAATCAAGATAATATAGCCAATTACTTCACTGACTTAATCAGCTACTTTCCCTGAATACATTGTACAATCATTAACTTGGGCCTTCCTAACCACTACATGTCAACTTAGGCTTGGTTCCGTGTGTAAGTTTATTTTTAAGCTCTGGTCCCcttaaaaaatgtatgaaaatctTTAGTTTTTGGTTGACTGATAGCATGCAATTTTAGAGACTTAAAATGATGCCAAATCAGACTGATTTCAAAAATACTTTCCTTAATATCAGCTTTCACTCAAATAATCTTGTCACATGTATCTCCTGACTATTTTATCATTCATCTCTTACAGAAATATCCTCGAGCGCTCCTTTGAAGTCAAAGCCGCAGGTGGAGGGGTCATAATATCTGTATGCTTTGAGCTGCATCCCAGCATCTCTAAAGATGGGTGTGTGGTTTCCCCAGGAGGGTTTGGGCAGGTATACATCACGTGGACCCCCATGGAATCGAGACTGTAACAAAGAAAGACTTAGCGAGGTAGCCAGCATAACCTAGATATTGTATGTTTGTGACCAATACAGGAGAACCTCACCAAAAAGTTGGCCCCGATGCGCAGGGATCCAGTTCCTGAGATGGTCTGGACAGTGATGCTCTGTTGGAAGAAGGATGCTGCTGCACTGATTTGGAACCATCAGAACTGTTGTGACACTTATTTAAATGTGATTAGTAAACACACAACTTACCCTGCCACTCTTCAAGACCTCATTATCAGCACCAAGAGCCAGCTGGGCGCAGGCCTTGTTGAATTCCCCAAGACCACCAATAGGAAGGTACTCCTTATCCAGCTGTTTGGCTGCGATCATAGCCTCTGCCTGGAGGACAGGCAAAAGACATCAAAATGTAATGTTCTAGTTGTATGCATCAAACGTTTATGTTATACTCAACTTGGATCAAAAAGGCACTTTCTCATGATGATAAGGCAGAATATTCCTAACTATTGCCATTACAATGAACTGAGTGGATGTTTACAGAAGCAGAGCCCAGGATGACAAAGGAAGAATGTACCAAAGAGAAACCTCAAACACCAAAATATAAGGCTTCCAACTCCATGACTAAGGACACTTACATCTTATTGTGTAGTGCTGTAGATAACTTTATCATCATAACTGAGACTCACTTATATAAATCTGTTACTGCAGGGTTTGGGGACAGTACCTTGCGAACACAGCTGAGGACAAAGGGCTTGCCCTGGTCATCCCTGTAGGCTCCCACTCCCAGGTTCATCTTCTTGGTGTTGGTGTCTCTCTTATAGGCCTCTGTCACCCCCAGAATGGGATCAGGGGGACCCATCTGCACTCCGCCCCACCATGAGCTGCAAAACcaaaacagcaaaacagatCAGAAGTGATGATGCTGAAGAGAGCCAACACAGGCAACACAAAAAGGCTTGTCTGTTctggaactgacagggtcataTGAACTGCTGGTTCTTATGCTTGACCTTAGGTGACACTGATTGCACTACTTTACCTGTATTACCCATGCTCCTGTAACATATTGTGGTCATAATCCTCAAGCTTAATTCCTCATGTGACCTGAGGAGACCACACTGACatagaaaacatgaacaacacATGCTCAGGGAGCACAGATTTCATAAAGCAAAGGTCATAATCCATTCAGAAGGTCCCAAGTCCAAAAACATGAACTAATCTGGGTCTAAAATGTTAACAGCCTCTTAAATCACTTCATTCAGTGACCACATTCCCTCAGTAACAACTTCCAGAAAATAGAATGAGCATGCTACAAGAGAGATTAGTAAGTATAAGTAAGTAAACCGGTCAGGACTGAATGTAGCAAGCTCCAAATTTTAAAAGGTCATATAGTCTAACCTCTTGACCTCAACCTGACACAGTCTACAGCTTATCATGCACACAACAGTGATGCATACTCTGTCAGACGATGTGATCCACTTCCAGCTTGTACaaagacatgtaaacataacGTCTTTAGAAGCGAAAAAACGGACAGCTGATTTATC
This portion of the Parambassis ranga chromosome 3, fParRan2.1, whole genome shotgun sequence genome encodes:
- the got2b gene encoding glutamic-oxaloacetic transaminase 2b, mitochondrial, yielding MALLKSNKVIYCLGNISPSLGALSIRNSSWWGGVQMGPPDPILGVTEAYKRDTNTKKMNLGVGAYRDDQGKPFVLSCVRKAEAMIAAKQLDKEYLPIGGLGEFNKACAQLALGADNEVLKSGRSITVQTISGTGSLRIGANFLSRFHGGPRDVYLPKPSWGNHTPIFRDAGMQLKAYRYYDPSTCGFDFKGALEDISKIPEQSVILLHACAHNPTGVDPRPEQWKEIADIAKKRNLLVFFDMAYQGFASGDIDRDAWAVRYFIEQGHTILLSQSFAKNMGLYGERVGGFTVVCNDAEEAKRVESQLKILIRPIYSNPPMNGARIANTILNTPELRALWLEEVHGMANRIIKMRELLVAGLKKHGSSHNWQHVIDQIGMFCFTGLKPEQVERLTKEFSVYMTKDGRISMAGVTSGNVGYLAEAIHAVTK
- the slc38a7 gene encoding sodium-coupled neutral amino acid transporter 7, producing the protein MAINTDVEDWGAVGSNDSGERAWLLQSPSVDSVRHLDGDRGRTGGVSSLGAVFIVVNAALGAGLLNFPAAFNMAGGVTAGVMLQMFMLIFIISGLVILGYCSQVSNEGTYQEVVRATCGKVTGILCEVAIAIYTFGTCIAFFIVIGDQLERLIAATAHEADDIVSHWYTDRKFTITITAVLIILPLSIPKEIGFQKYASALSVMGTWYVTIVIIIKYIWPDKDMTPGYVPTSSASWTAVFNAMPTICFGFQCHVSCVPVFNSMTRKEIKPWGIVVTLSMIICLFVYTGTGVCGFLTFGSSVSQDVLMSYPPDDVAVAIARAFIIICVVTSYPILHFCGRAVIEGLWLRFQGEQVEVCVRREQRRRILQTLVWFVITLILALFIPDIGRVISLIGGLAACFIFVFPGLCLMQAKLSETESRSTSWHVLVVFGVVMVTLGAFIFGLTTTNSIYQDVVT